GTTGCGCGGCTGCACGATGCCGCCCGCCGCGAGCTGCGGGATCTTCGGCAGGCTGATGCCGAAGCTCTTGCCGCCGACGCCGGGGACCCAGCCCGGGATGGAGACCTTGATGCGGTTGAGGCTGCCGATCGCGGAGTTGATCAGCCGGATCACCGCGTTGATGGGGCCCTTCACCGCTCCCGTGATCCGGCCGAAGGCCCGGCTCGCGATGGACTGGAGGCCGCCCCAGATGCTGGAGAGCCGTTCCTTGACCCGGCTGAAGGCGGCCGGGACGGTGTTCCGGATCCAGTTGACGACCGGGGTGATGATCTTCTTGATCCCGTTCCAGACACTGGAGATCACGCCCCGGATGGCGTTCATCACCGTCGTGATGAGCTTGCGCCAGGCGTTGAAGTGGGACGTGATGACGCCGGCGACGGCCTTGATGACCACCGTGACGGCCTTCTTGATGCCGTTCCAGACCGACTTCATCAGGGCGCCGGCCTTGGTCATGATCGGCCCGACGGCCTTCATGACCCCGCTGATGACCTTCTTGATCGCGTCGAAGGCGACCTTCAGGACCTTCTGCATGGTCTTGGAACGGGCCGCCATGTCGACGACCTTCTCGATGAGCGGGGCGAGCAGCGACAGCAGCTGCCCGACGATGTTTCCCCGCATCGACTTGTTGAGGCCGTTCATGCCCTTGGACGCCTTGTCGGCGCCGGACTTGAACGTGCCGATCTGCGTGCCGCTCTTCTGACCGGTGGTGCCGGCCTTGGTGAGGGACCGGCCGGCCTTGTCGGCGGCGCGCTGGATGGCGGTCAGCTCGCGGGCGGAGGTCCGGGCGGAGGATTTGATCCCGGCCAGGCCCCGGGCCGCGGTGGTGGAGTTGCGGCCGAGGCCCGCGGTCGAGCGGGCCACGACGTCGGACGAGGAGCGAAACTGCTGCAGCGCGCTCGACCCGCGTTTGAGTGATTGCACGAGTGACAAGGGAAACCCCTCATGGTGTCCGTCGGGTGGCGGCGGGGCCTCGGGCGGCCTGCCGGAGATCACTGCTCCCTTCGCGGCGGAGCGGTGGCCCCGGCCGGATCACCCGATGGCCGCGGCCAGTTGGTCGACCCGCCGGTGCAACTCGTTGAGGTCGGCGGCTGCGGGGCGGGTGGCGGGGATGGTTCCGGGGGATCGCTGGACGTTGTTCCGCACCTGGTGGCCGGTGGTGTTCCGGGCCCGGGTGTTCGCGGCGACGCGCCTGTCCAGAGCGTCGATCCGCTTGTTCAGCTTCTTCACGGCGGCCTTGATCCTCAGGGTGAGCCGCTGGTCGAGGTTGTGGAAACGCCGGTTGAGGTCCAGCTCCGCGTTGTGCTGGTTGGTGCGGAACTGCTTCTCCCACTCGGTGCGTCTGAGAGCGAGATTGGCCAGCCGGAGAACCGCGCGGTTCACCCGCTCCGTCAGATCGAGCACGGTGAAGTCGTACTTTATGAAGGTCATCCCGATCGTTGCGGCGGCGGCGCCCACGGCGCCGGCGGTCAGCGCGGTGACGAGGCCCATGAATTCCGGCGTCTTGAAGCGCCGGGCATCCGGCGTCCATACGGAAGCGCCCGCCGCTTCGACCTCATCTGCGATCAGCTTCTTGAGCGACGCTTCGAAGGTCTTGTTCTTCTCCGCCGCCCCGGCATCCTTCTTCTTTTCCTCCTGCGCGAGAAAAGAGAATTGATCCTTGTCCAGCTTCCTCTGAATTTCTCCGGTGAGCCGGGAATCCCGTGCGCTCAGATCTGCTTTGAGCTGTTGTATCTGTTCCTCGGGACTTGCCATCTCGTTCCTCGCTCTTCTGGTAGCGTCCGTCGGGTGAGCGAATCAGTTGACATGGATGTAAGAGGCGACGCGCTGAGCGGGTCCCTGCTGTTCCGTCACGTAGTGGCTTTTGTCGCCACATTCCTCATCTTCTGGGGAGTCACGCTCCTCGTGGAGCTGTTCAGCAGGGTGGGGGACGGCGGAGCGTGCGGTCGCCTGGCCGGAGTGCCGTGCGAAGAGGGTTCGGCGCTGCTCGCGCTCGGCGCTCCGGCGTTCATCATCGGAATTCTTCTGCTCGACGGACTCGACCGGCGGGAGGGATGGACGGGGCCCGCCTACATATTCGCCTTTCATTCCTACTTCTATGCTGCGGGTGGAATCGGGCTCGCTTTCGCGTGGAACGTGGTCGACTCGGACAGTGTGCTGTGGTCCGTGTTTTCCGGCGCGATCGCTCTTGCTCTGCTGTGGCTGTGCGCGGTGCTGGCGAAGGGGTATTTCAAGGGTTTCCGCGAGAAGGGCGGAAAGCAGTGGGCCCGGGAGACGTTCTGGATTCTGGAGAACCTGCCGCAGTCGAAGAAGAAACGCCGTCGGATGCTGCGTTCGAGAGGACAGGAAGGCCGCCGAGCGCACAACGGCCACTTGATCCCCGAAACGAGCAGGGAGAAAAGGCACTGGGCCCTGTTCGCCGGGGAATCCCTGGTGGCCCTGCTCGGCGGCGTGATCGCCGCGGTGCTCTTCGTCCAGTACGTGTCGGGGAGCTGACCGGTCGGGCGGTGGCGGCCGTAGGGCCTTCGCGGGGCCTTCGCCGGGCTTTCCCACCGCTTCCCGCCGCTTGCCACCGCCTCTCACCGTCCGACGGCTCGTGCGCGACCCGTCAGGAGAAGAAGCGGGCGAGGTCGCTCGGACGGAGAGGTTCCGCCGGCTCCTCCGTCTCGGCCTCGTCGCCCGGTCTGGGCACCGGCACCGGCGCTTCCGGCGGATCGGCGTCCTCGTCGGTGTTGACCGAGGCGAACATCCAGTTGGCGGCGGCGAGATGGTCCACGGCCGCGGCGAGCAGATAGTCGGAGACGCCCCATTCCGACGCCTCGCCGTGGATCTCCTGGGCGACGGCGCTGTCTCGTGGCATGTGCTTGACCAGCACCGCGAGCCGGCGGGAGGTCAGCCGGCCGCGGTGCCAGTCCAGCAGGTCCACGCCGTAGTGCCGCAGCAGGTCGGCTTCCAGCGCCTCGGCGTGTTCTTCGGCGAACGCGTCGAGGCTCAGCCTTCCCCCAGGCCGAGCCCGGTCTCCCTGCCGTACGCCTCCAGGATCGCGGCGAGGTCCTGCATGGTGGTCTCGTGCCGTGCGAAACGGCCGAACTGCTCCTCGCCGAGCAGCAGCCGCAGCAGCCCGTCCACGTCGTTGTCGTCCAGCGAGCGCAGCGAGGCCGCGGTGGCGCGGGTCAGCTCGGTGGGCAGTTCGAAGGTGTCGTCGTCCAGGGTGAACGACCAGGTGCGGCCGAGCACCTCCAGGCGCTGGGCGCGCGCCGCGTTCACGTCGAAGGTTGCCATGCGGGATTCTCCGTTTCGGGTGTAGGGGGGAGGGGAGTGCGGGGCGGGGCCGGCGCCAACCGGCCCCGCCCCTGGGGTGTTACGGCGCCGGAACCGTCGGGACCGTGTAGGCCGCGTCCTTCATGACGAAGGTGGCCAGCGCGGAGCCGTCGCCCGGCGACAGGGCGGTGAAGGTGACGCCGAGCTGCGCGGCGGCCTTCCGGGCGAGCTTGATGTCGTCGGTGGCGGTCACCTGGCCGCGCGGGATGACGAAGCGGTACGTGACCTCCGCGCCGTCCGTGAACTCCAGCCCGAGGGCCCGCTCGTCGAAGGTCGGTCCGTCCGGAACGTCGAACTGGAAGACGCTCGCGGCGGCGTCCTTGCGGATGTCCGTGGACTTGCCGCCGAGGAAGAACGGCAGCGTGTCCTCGTTGAACTGGAGCATCGCGAACTTCAGCGTCAGGTCGCGGTCCGCGTAGACGAACCGGGCCGGGCTGATGGACTGCCACGTCTCGACCGGGTCCAGCTTGTCCTTCTTCGCGAAGGTCACGCCCTCCGTGGAGGTGTAGCCGAGGTCGGTCCAGGCCGACCCCCAGTCGGCCGCCGGGTTGTCGGAGAAGGCGTCCGGAAGGGGAGCGCCGATCTCGGCGACGAGGATGCGACCGGTTCCGGCCACGCGGATCTCGGAGGCGTTGTTGCCTGCCATGGATGACTCCTTGAGGTGGTTGGTCCCTGAATGGGTGACTGGGCGGGTGCTGGTGGTGCGTGCCGTCACGGGTACGGCAAAGGCCCCGCCGGACGGCAGGGCCTGGTCTGTGGGGCGTACGGGACGTGCCCGTACGGCGATGGGCGCGTACGGCCTCGGAGGCTGTACGGGATCGGCTCTGCGGCGTCAGCCGATGCGCAGGGAGACGCGCAGGACGCAGAGGTAGCGGTTGGCCGCGGGATGCAGGTACTCCGGCAGCCAGCGCGGACCGTCGGCCTCGACGACATCGCTGATCACGATGTCCGTTCCGTACCGCCGGCCCACCGCGCCGAGCAGTTCGGCCCGGGCGGAGTTGGCCAGGCGGTGCGCCGTCGCCTTGTCCGGCCCGTAGGCCTCCAGTTCGATCAGCGGCTGGTCGAGGTGGAGGTCGTCGACCCAGGCGCCACCGCGCCGGGAGACGATCACCGCCTTCTGCGTGCCGTCGAAGCCGGGCGGCGGAGTCTCGTCCACCACCGCGTCCGCCAGATCGGCGCGGTCGGAGAGGAGCTCCA
The nucleotide sequence above comes from Streptomyces sp. NBC_01116. Encoded proteins:
- a CDS encoding phage tail protein: MAGNNASEIRVAGTGRILVAEIGAPLPDAFSDNPAADWGSAWTDLGYTSTEGVTFAKKDKLDPVETWQSISPARFVYADRDLTLKFAMLQFNEDTLPFFLGGKSTDIRKDAAASVFQFDVPDGPTFDERALGLEFTDGAEVTYRFVIPRGQVTATDDIKLARKAAAQLGVTFTALSPGDGSALATFVMKDAAYTVPTVPAP
- a CDS encoding phage tail protein produces the protein MSLVQSLKRGSSALQQFRSSSDVVARSTAGLGRNSTTAARGLAGIKSSARTSARELTAIQRAADKAGRSLTKAGTTGQKSGTQIGTFKSGADKASKGMNGLNKSMRGNIVGQLLSLLAPLIEKVVDMAARSKTMQKVLKVAFDAIKKVISGVMKAVGPIMTKAGALMKSVWNGIKKAVTVVIKAVAGVITSHFNAWRKLITTVMNAIRGVISSVWNGIKKIITPVVNWIRNTVPAAFSRVKERLSSIWGGLQSIASRAFGRITGAVKGPINAVIRLINSAIGSLNRIKVSIPGWVPGVGGKSFGISLPKIPQLAAGGIVQPRNGGVHAIVAEAGEAEAVLPLSKLDRLLRHTARRSRADSANSTAGAVAGFQIENYYEASSADLRETATALLFLSKARG